From a region of the Paenibacillus lutimineralis genome:
- a CDS encoding tagaturonate reductase has product MVKTLSRANYPDLPFYPERMIQFGEGNFMRAFVEWQLQQMNKQGLFKGSTVLIKPRNQGMGPRLDQQDYLYTVLINGIMQQQLVNDREIITSVSRLINPYTQYDDFLRLAENDELEFITSNTTEAGIAYDPDDRLDNGPQKSFPGKLTALLYRRFELGKKGFTIIPCELIDRNGEKLKEIVCCFAHEWNLGESFLKWLDEDNIFCCSLVDRIVPGYPHDKATELEQELGYEDKYMVMAEPFLLWVIEGPEWLKERLPLAKAGLNVRVTQDMTPYRERKVHLLNGPHTAMVPLGLLAGLETVEEVMTDPSFSRFVNLLIENELIPMLDLASEELRSYASAVQERFNNPSIRHELTSIFLNSISKFKTRLLPVMQRYHQEKGQWPELMTLSFAALLLSYRGDRLQRQDSPEVLAIFDEAWSDQGTVAQSILSNSNLWGEDLTQLPGLVESLEANLRQLEVVGSRAALEHRIGVM; this is encoded by the coding sequence ATGGTGAAAACATTATCTCGTGCTAACTACCCGGATCTCCCCTTCTATCCGGAGCGGATGATCCAGTTCGGTGAAGGGAACTTCATGCGAGCGTTCGTCGAATGGCAATTGCAGCAAATGAACAAGCAAGGACTATTTAAAGGCAGCACAGTATTAATTAAACCTCGCAACCAGGGCATGGGTCCGAGACTGGATCAGCAGGATTACCTCTATACCGTGTTAATAAACGGAATTATGCAGCAGCAACTGGTGAACGACCGAGAGATTATAACGAGCGTCAGCCGATTGATCAATCCTTACACACAATATGATGATTTTCTTCGATTAGCTGAAAATGATGAGTTGGAGTTCATCACTTCGAATACAACGGAAGCCGGGATCGCCTATGATCCCGATGATCGGCTCGACAACGGCCCGCAAAAGAGCTTCCCTGGCAAACTGACTGCTCTTCTATATAGACGCTTTGAACTGGGCAAGAAGGGCTTCACTATCATTCCCTGTGAATTGATTGACCGCAATGGCGAGAAATTGAAAGAAATCGTGTGCTGCTTCGCCCATGAATGGAATTTGGGAGAATCGTTCCTGAAGTGGCTGGATGAAGATAACATTTTCTGCTGCAGTCTGGTGGATCGGATTGTCCCTGGCTACCCGCATGACAAGGCTACTGAGCTTGAACAGGAGCTTGGTTATGAAGACAAATATATGGTCATGGCTGAGCCTTTCCTGCTCTGGGTCATCGAAGGTCCGGAATGGTTGAAGGAGAGACTTCCTCTGGCCAAAGCCGGACTTAATGTTAGGGTCACTCAAGACATGACACCCTACCGTGAACGCAAGGTTCATCTCTTGAATGGCCCGCATACGGCCATGGTTCCGCTCGGTTTGCTAGCCGGACTTGAGACGGTTGAAGAGGTTATGACCGATCCGAGTTTCTCCCGATTTGTGAATTTGTTAATCGAGAACGAGCTGATCCCGATGCTTGACCTCGCCAGCGAAGAATTGCGTTCTTATGCCTCTGCCGTGCAAGAGAGATTCAATAATCCGTCCATACGTCATGAATTAACATCGATTTTCCTGAATAGCATCTCTAAGTTCAAGACTCGCTTGCTGCCCGTTATGCAAAGATACCACCAGGAAAAGGGACAATGGCCTGAGCTTATGACGCTCTCTTTTGCTGCCCTGCTATTAAGCTACCGAGGAGATCGCCTGCAGCGGCAGGACAGCCCTGAGGTGCTGGCTATTTTTGATGAAGCATGGAGTGATCAAGGCACCGTGGCTCAGTCCATTCTGAGTAACAGTAATTTATGGGGCGAGGATCTGACTCAGCTTCCAGGGCTTGTTGAGAGCCTAGAAGCGAACTTGCGACAGCTCGAAGTAGTAGGAAGCCGCGCAGCCCTAGAACATAGGATCGGAGTGATGTAG
- a CDS encoding UxaA family hydrolase, whose amino-acid sequence MQRLMKMNLHDTVAVALRPIQAGEELALEGQMYQAQQDIPQGHKMALIRFNQGDTITKYGYPIGHAMDTISTGDWVHTHNLQTGLSSEEEYEYQPDLHSVTYPKRDLTFEGYVRKNGKVGIRNDLYIVPTVGCVNGIAEQMISEFKHLHPDLGSFDNITVLKHPYGCSQLGDDHRMTRSILMDAVNHPNAGGVLVFGLGCENNIVSEFRTLLGDYDEERVKFLVAQEVGDEVSTGLTLLDEIYEAAKDDHRQPVPISELNVGLKCGGSDGFSGITANPLLGAFSDFLISQGGTSVLTEVPEMFGAEKMLMARAENREVFEQIVSLINNFKQYFLSYGGPVYENPSPGNKAGGISTLEDKSLGCTQKAGTSPIVDVLQYGEKLRKKGLSLLQAPGNDLIASSALAAADCQLVLFTTGRGTPFGSFVPTVKIATNNELYAKKGHWMDFNAGPLLETPMEDVLEDFIHYIIAVASGQKTRNEQNEVRELAIFKTGVTL is encoded by the coding sequence ATGCAGCGACTCATGAAGATGAACCTGCATGATACGGTCGCCGTAGCACTGCGGCCAATTCAAGCTGGTGAAGAATTAGCGCTTGAGGGACAGATGTATCAGGCGCAGCAGGATATCCCGCAAGGCCATAAAATGGCTCTCATCCGATTCAATCAAGGCGATACGATCACCAAGTACGGTTATCCGATAGGCCATGCCATGGATACCATTTCTACAGGGGATTGGGTGCATACGCATAACCTTCAAACCGGACTCTCCAGTGAAGAAGAATATGAGTATCAACCGGATCTTCATTCGGTTACTTATCCGAAGCGGGACTTGACCTTCGAAGGTTATGTACGCAAGAACGGCAAGGTTGGCATTCGCAACGATCTCTACATTGTACCCACCGTAGGCTGTGTTAACGGCATTGCTGAGCAAATGATAAGCGAATTTAAGCACCTCCATCCGGATCTTGGCAGCTTCGACAATATTACAGTACTCAAGCATCCTTACGGCTGCTCGCAGCTAGGAGACGATCACCGTATGACCCGTAGCATTCTGATGGATGCTGTCAATCATCCTAATGCAGGTGGCGTACTCGTCTTCGGACTCGGCTGCGAGAATAATATCGTCTCTGAATTCCGTACCCTCTTAGGCGATTATGATGAGGAACGCGTCAAGTTTCTCGTCGCCCAGGAAGTCGGAGATGAAGTCTCCACAGGCCTGACCCTGTTAGATGAAATATATGAAGCTGCCAAAGACGATCATCGACAGCCTGTTCCGATCAGTGAGCTGAATGTTGGTCTCAAATGTGGCGGGTCAGATGGATTCTCTGGCATCACTGCGAATCCTCTGCTTGGCGCCTTCTCTGATTTCCTTATCTCCCAAGGAGGAACTTCGGTTCTGACTGAGGTTCCTGAAATGTTCGGCGCTGAGAAGATGCTGATGGCACGGGCCGAGAATCGCGAAGTATTTGAGCAGATCGTCTCGCTCATCAACAATTTCAAGCAGTACTTCCTCTCCTATGGAGGGCCGGTATATGAGAATCCGTCACCAGGTAACAAGGCGGGAGGCATCAGTACTCTAGAGGATAAATCATTGGGCTGTACGCAAAAAGCCGGAACCTCCCCTATAGTAGATGTGCTGCAATACGGCGAGAAGCTGCGCAAAAAAGGCCTTAGCCTGCTGCAAGCGCCAGGCAACGATCTCATCGCTTCCTCTGCTCTTGCTGCTGCAGATTGCCAACTTGTGCTGTTCACAACCGGACGCGGTACACCCTTCGGCAGCTTCGTGCCGACAGTGAAGATTGCGACGAATAATGAGCTGTACGCCAAGAAAGGACATTGGATGGACTTCAATGCCGGTCCGCTATTGGAGACTCCGATGGAGGATGTGCTGGAGGATTTCATTCACTACATCATTGCCGTAGCCAGCGGCCAAAAAACGCGCAACGAACAAAATGAAGTGCGGGAACTGGCTATTTTCAAGACAGGTGTAACCTTGTAA
- the uxaC gene encoding glucuronate isomerase: MFLNDDFLLTTPMARTLFHNHASKMPIIDYHCHLDPQEIYENKPFVNLTEAWLSGDHYKWRLMRANGVPETHITGDASDYDKFLAWARTVPKTIGNPLYSWTHLELRRFFGVDELLNEESVPRIWEEVNRKLSTESFKRRNIIKNAKVKMICTTDDPVDSLSYHQRLAEEEQDFKVLPTFRPDKALNIDAPGFKEWIGRLENTSGQSISSYVELVHALKNRVEFFHDNGCRLSDHALDVLRNKAGDAETLNSIFRKRIADEELSADEITIYRTELLAQLIAFYREKNWTMQLHMHAYRNNNTSMLKSLGPDTGYDALNDLPITEALAKLLDRAESEAGLPKTILYSLNPKDYPVLLTLMGCFQRETPGKLQLGSGWWFNDTRSGMRQQLSLFAEHSLLANFVGMLTDSRSFLSYTRHEYFRRVLCELIGEWVERGEAPEDPVLLGQMVEDISYNNAARYFGF; encoded by the coding sequence ATGTTCTTAAATGACGATTTTCTGTTAACTACCCCTATGGCTAGGACGCTGTTCCACAACCATGCCAGTAAGATGCCAATTATCGATTATCACTGCCATCTCGACCCGCAGGAAATTTATGAGAACAAGCCATTTGTGAACCTGACCGAAGCCTGGTTATCCGGAGATCACTATAAATGGAGATTAATGCGCGCTAACGGAGTGCCGGAGACTCATATTACAGGCGATGCTTCCGATTATGACAAATTCCTGGCCTGGGCCAGAACGGTACCAAAAACGATCGGTAATCCGCTGTACAGCTGGACACACCTTGAACTTCGTCGCTTTTTCGGTGTTGATGAGTTGCTGAATGAAGAGTCTGTACCACGAATCTGGGAAGAAGTGAACCGCAAACTGAGTACAGAGTCATTCAAGCGTCGCAATATTATTAAGAACGCTAAGGTGAAAATGATATGTACCACCGATGACCCGGTGGATTCTCTGAGCTATCACCAACGTTTGGCTGAAGAGGAGCAGGACTTCAAAGTATTGCCTACCTTCCGTCCCGATAAAGCGCTGAACATCGATGCTCCAGGCTTCAAGGAATGGATCGGGCGCCTGGAGAACACCAGTGGGCAGTCGATTTCCTCCTATGTTGAGTTAGTTCATGCACTCAAGAATCGGGTTGAGTTCTTTCATGACAACGGTTGCCGCCTGTCCGACCATGCGCTTGATGTACTACGCAATAAGGCCGGTGATGCCGAAACTTTGAATAGTATCTTCCGTAAAAGAATAGCCGATGAGGAGCTCTCAGCAGATGAAATTACGATTTACCGTACAGAATTGCTGGCTCAGTTAATTGCCTTCTATCGCGAGAAGAACTGGACCATGCAGCTTCATATGCATGCTTACCGCAATAATAATACTTCGATGTTGAAGTCGTTGGGACCCGATACGGGATATGATGCCCTAAATGACCTGCCGATCACCGAAGCCCTGGCGAAGTTGCTGGACCGCGCTGAGAGCGAAGCCGGCTTGCCGAAGACGATTCTATATTCCCTCAATCCAAAGGATTACCCTGTACTGCTGACACTGATGGGCTGCTTCCAGCGGGAAACTCCAGGGAAGCTGCAGCTTGGCTCCGGTTGGTGGTTCAACGATACTCGTAGCGGGATGCGCCAGCAATTGTCCTTATTCGCAGAGCACAGCCTGCTCGCAAACTTTGTCGGTATGCTGACCGACTCGCGCAGCTTCCTGTCTTATACCCGCCACGAATACTTCCGCCGTGTATTGTGTGAACTGATCGGTGAGTGGGTAGAGCGCGGCGAAGCGCCTGAAGATCCTGTATTACTGGGACAGATGGTTGAAGATATCTCCTACAACAATGCAGCCAGATATTTCGGCTTCTGA
- a CDS encoding LacI family DNA-binding transcriptional regulator, translated as MITIKDIARVAGVSHTTVSRALNGNPLIKKETRDKIEKIAAELNYVPNFSAKSLVTRKSYTIGLFFSSIDHGTSESFLVDVIKGIKHVLDENYNLSVSGIDSIQHLDSISPQRFDGILVISQSDADNAFIYHVKKANIPLVVLNRQLEDSSIMNVVASDRIGVKEAMEYAISQGHRRLAMIEGRPDFKSASERKQGFIDSMLAKQIPVRSEYFVSGDYTVESGFSAMNILLSLPEPPSIVLCSNDNMAIGAMNACYARGVSIPEQMSLIGFDDIVFAKYTNPALTTIHRPIADISKLGTQKLIELMNTPKETSTEQLFVKTQLIIRQTVASI; from the coding sequence ATGATTACGATAAAAGATATTGCCCGGGTTGCCGGTGTCTCCCATACGACTGTATCCAGGGCGCTTAATGGCAATCCGTTAATTAAGAAGGAAACCCGGGACAAAATTGAAAAAATCGCTGCTGAATTAAACTATGTTCCCAACTTCAGCGCCAAGAGCCTGGTCACGAGAAAATCCTACACGATCGGTCTGTTCTTCTCTTCAATCGACCATGGTACATCGGAGAGCTTCCTCGTTGACGTGATCAAGGGCATCAAGCATGTGCTTGATGAGAACTACAACCTGTCGGTTAGCGGCATTGATAGCATCCAGCATCTGGACAGCATCTCCCCACAGCGCTTCGATGGTATTCTCGTCATTAGCCAAAGTGATGCGGACAATGCCTTTATTTATCATGTCAAAAAGGCCAATATCCCGCTTGTTGTTCTCAACCGCCAGCTCGAGGATTCAAGCATCATGAATGTAGTGGCCAGCGACCGAATAGGTGTCAAGGAAGCGATGGAATATGCGATCTCGCAAGGTCATCGCAGACTTGCTATGATTGAAGGCAGACCCGACTTCAAGTCAGCCTCCGAGCGTAAACAAGGCTTCATTGATAGCATGCTTGCGAAGCAAATTCCCGTCAGAAGCGAATACTTCGTATCCGGTGATTACACAGTGGAGAGTGGCTTCAGTGCGATGAACATCCTCTTGTCTTTACCGGAGCCCCCATCCATAGTGCTCTGCTCTAACGATAATATGGCGATTGGCGCCATGAATGCCTGCTATGCCAGAGGTGTGTCGATTCCAGAACAAATGTCGCTGATCGGTTTTGACGATATCGTCTTTGCCAAGTACACGAATCCTGCCCTAACGACAATTCATAGACCTATCGCCGATATTAGCAAATTAGGAACTCAGAAATTAATCGAACTAATGAACACACCTAAGGAGACATCGACTGAACAGTTATTCGTCAAGACACAATTGATCATCCGTCAGACGGTCGCAAGCATCTAA